A genomic window from Microbaculum marinisediminis includes:
- a CDS encoding cytochrome b/b6 domain-containing protein gives MAARMVRVWDPLVRIIHWLLVIAFIIGYVTEGDPLWLHTWAGYVVAGLVVVRIVWGFVGPRHARFSDFVTGPRKAVGYLAGLIRRKAPRYIGHSPAGGAMTVALLVFLAAISVTGMMTLADTDNAGPLAAWFGNPDVVAAREAALAAGQEFRYRSPFKEPHEVLVNITLVLIILHLVGVALASVVHRESLPRAMVTGMKRAE, from the coding sequence ATGGCCGCTCGAATGGTTCGCGTATGGGATCCGCTGGTGCGGATCATTCACTGGCTTCTCGTCATTGCCTTCATCATCGGATACGTCACCGAGGGCGATCCATTGTGGCTGCACACCTGGGCCGGCTACGTGGTTGCCGGACTGGTGGTGGTGCGCATCGTCTGGGGATTCGTCGGCCCGCGGCACGCGCGCTTTTCCGATTTTGTCACCGGACCGCGCAAGGCGGTCGGCTATCTGGCCGGGCTCATACGGCGAAAGGCGCCGCGCTACATCGGCCATAGCCCGGCCGGCGGTGCCATGACCGTCGCGCTGCTGGTCTTCCTCGCGGCCATCAGCGTCACCGGCATGATGACGCTAGCGGACACCGACAATGCCGGGCCCCTGGCGGCCTGGTTCGGCAATCCGGACGTCGTCGCCGCGCGCGAGGCCGCGCTGGCCGCCGGGCAGGAATTCCGCTACCGCTCGCCCTTCAAGGAACCGCACGAGGTGCTGGTGAACATCACGCTGGTGCTGATCATTCTGCATCTGGTGGGGGTGGCGCTGGCGAGCGTCGTGCACAGGGAAAGCCTGCCGCGCGCGATGGTCACCGGCATGAAGCGCGCCGAGTGA
- a CDS encoding 2-isopropylmalate synthase, producing MTTEHGNGGVSQSDSDRVVIFDTTLRDGEQCPGASMTFEEKLEVAELLDSMGVDIIEAGFPIASQGDFESVQEIARRSKTAVIAGLSRAAFKDIDRCGEAVKVAARPRIHTFISTSPIHMKHKLQMEPEAVLEAVIASVARARNHVEDVEWSAEDGTRTEFEFLCRCVEGAINAGATTINIPDTVGYTTPEEYTELFRKVRETVPNSDKAVFSVHCHNDLGMAVANSLAGLKGGARQIECTINGIGERAGNAALEEIVMAINTRRDVLPYTTGIDATMLTRASKLVAAVTSFPVQYNKAIVGRNAFAHESGIHQDGMLKHTQTYEIMTPESVGVKATSLVMGKHSGRHAFVEKLKELGYDLGDNAFQDAFKRFKDLADRKKHVYDEDIEALVDEGIGAAHDRIKVEALTVIAGTGGPQKATLTLSIDGERHTREATGNGPVDAIFNAIQALVPHQAKLALYQVHAVTEGTDAQAEVSVRLERDGREFSGRGADPDTLTASARAYVHALSKFLAKRDRLHAQAG from the coding sequence ATGACCACGGAACATGGTAACGGCGGCGTATCGCAGTCCGACAGCGACCGCGTCGTCATCTTCGACACCACCTTGCGCGACGGCGAGCAGTGCCCCGGCGCCTCGATGACCTTCGAGGAGAAGCTGGAGGTGGCCGAGCTTCTCGACAGCATGGGCGTCGATATCATCGAGGCCGGGTTCCCGATCGCCAGCCAGGGCGATTTCGAAAGCGTCCAGGAGATCGCCCGGCGGTCGAAGACGGCGGTGATCGCCGGCCTGTCGCGCGCGGCCTTCAAGGATATCGACCGTTGCGGCGAGGCGGTGAAGGTCGCCGCCAGGCCGCGCATCCATACCTTCATCTCCACCTCTCCGATCCATATGAAGCATAAGCTGCAGATGGAACCGGAGGCGGTGCTGGAGGCGGTCATCGCGTCGGTCGCCCGGGCGCGCAATCACGTCGAGGACGTGGAGTGGAGCGCCGAGGACGGCACCCGCACGGAGTTCGAATTCCTGTGCCGCTGCGTCGAAGGCGCGATCAATGCCGGCGCCACCACCATCAACATCCCCGACACCGTCGGCTACACGACGCCCGAGGAATATACGGAGCTGTTCCGCAAGGTGCGCGAGACCGTGCCGAATTCCGACAAGGCCGTGTTCTCGGTCCACTGCCACAACGATCTCGGCATGGCGGTCGCCAACTCACTGGCCGGCTTGAAGGGTGGGGCACGGCAGATCGAGTGCACCATCAACGGCATCGGCGAGCGGGCCGGCAACGCGGCGCTGGAGGAGATCGTGATGGCGATCAACACGCGCCGCGACGTTCTGCCGTACACGACCGGCATCGACGCGACGATGCTGACGCGGGCCTCCAAGCTTGTCGCGGCGGTGACCTCGTTCCCGGTGCAGTACAACAAGGCGATCGTCGGCCGGAACGCGTTCGCCCATGAGTCCGGCATCCACCAGGACGGCATGTTGAAGCACACCCAGACCTACGAGATCATGACGCCGGAATCGGTCGGCGTGAAAGCGACCTCGCTGGTGATGGGCAAGCACTCGGGCCGTCACGCTTTCGTCGAGAAGCTGAAGGAACTCGGCTACGACCTGGGCGACAATGCCTTCCAGGACGCCTTCAAGCGGTTCAAGGATCTCGCCGACCGCAAGAAGCATGTCTACGACGAGGACATCGAGGCGCTGGTGGACGAGGGCATCGGCGCCGCGCATGACCGCATCAAGGTCGAGGCGCTGACCGTGATCGCCGGCACGGGCGGGCCGCAGAAGGCGACGCTGACGCTCAGCATCGACGGCGAACGGCACACGCGCGAGGCGACCGGCAACGGCCCGGTGGACGCGATCTTCAACGCGATCCAGGCGCTGGTGCCGCATCAGGCCAAGTTGGCGCTGTATCAGGTCCATGCCGTCACCGAGGGCACCGACGCGCAGGCCGAGGTCTCGGTCCGGCTCGAGCGCGACGGCCGCGAGTTCTCCGGCCGCGGCGCCGATCCCGACACCCTGACGGCCTCGGCGCGCGCCTACGTGCATGCGTTGAGCAAGTTCCTGGCGAAGCGCGACCGGCTGCACGCCCAGGCGGGCTGA
- a CDS encoding PhzF family phenazine biosynthesis protein — MKRAYHVLDVFTDKPLAGNPLAVVHDCEGLDGEAMQQIAREFNLSETVFLLPPENPAHTARARIFTPGTELPFAGHPIVGSSVILARKRWGAPEAGKEQDGIVVLECKIGIVRVGVVLRNGTSFAEFDIPKKPESLESGIDAELAAAALGLAKSEVGFENHKPSRWSAGVDFDFVPVRDLAVLKRCRIDRRVFDKAFASGSAYVYTRETFSNGNDFHARMFAPGLGVEEDPATGSAAAAFAGVVRRFDQPPGGQHRYRIEQGHFMGRPSLISLEIDVQGDIHAVRIGGGAVVVSEGIIDV; from the coding sequence GTGAAACGCGCCTATCACGTCCTCGACGTATTCACCGACAAGCCGCTGGCCGGCAATCCGCTCGCCGTGGTGCATGATTGCGAGGGGCTCGACGGAGAGGCGATGCAGCAGATCGCCCGCGAGTTCAACCTGTCCGAGACCGTGTTCCTGCTGCCGCCGGAGAACCCGGCACACACCGCCAGGGCGCGGATCTTCACGCCGGGAACGGAGCTGCCGTTCGCCGGCCATCCGATTGTCGGCTCCTCGGTCATCCTGGCGCGCAAGCGCTGGGGCGCGCCGGAGGCGGGCAAGGAGCAGGACGGTATCGTCGTGCTGGAATGCAAGATCGGCATCGTGCGCGTCGGCGTCGTTTTGCGGAACGGCACGTCGTTTGCCGAATTCGACATTCCGAAGAAGCCGGAGTCGCTTGAAAGCGGGATCGATGCCGAGCTTGCCGCCGCGGCGCTGGGGCTGGCGAAATCCGAGGTCGGCTTCGAGAACCACAAGCCCAGCCGCTGGTCGGCGGGGGTCGACTTCGATTTCGTCCCCGTCCGCGATCTCGCGGTCTTGAAGCGCTGCCGTATCGACCGGCGGGTTTTCGACAAGGCGTTCGCGTCTGGCTCTGCCTACGTCTATACCCGCGAGACCTTTTCCAACGGGAACGACTTCCACGCCCGCATGTTTGCGCCCGGCCTCGGCGTGGAGGAGGACCCGGCGACCGGATCGGCGGCGGCGGCGTTTGCCGGTGTCGTCAGGCGGTTCGACCAGCCGCCGGGCGGCCAGCATCGCTATCGTATCGAGCAGGGTCACTTCATGGGCCGACCGAGTTTGATTTCGCTGGAGATCGACGTGCAGGGCGACATTCACGCGGTGCGGATCGGCGGCGGGGCCGTTGTGGTCTCCGAAGGCATCATAGACGTGTAG
- a CDS encoding GNAT family N-acetyltransferase — translation MLEEPHIRRARVDEAGLLTDLVLRAKAHWGYDDAFIEACREELTVQPRRIETGELWVVEAEGRPTGVLEVLLEDRHAEVFLCFVDPSAMGRGIGRVLWTKAEEIARRAGLDVIGVDSDPYAEGFYRTMGAVRVGEAPSGSIPGRMLPRLVKQLD, via the coding sequence ATGCTGGAGGAGCCGCATATCCGCCGCGCCCGCGTCGACGAAGCCGGGCTGCTGACCGATCTGGTCCTGCGCGCCAAGGCGCATTGGGGCTACGACGACGCCTTCATCGAGGCGTGCCGGGAGGAGCTGACGGTGCAGCCGCGGCGCATCGAGACCGGGGAACTGTGGGTCGTCGAGGCCGAGGGTAGGCCCACCGGTGTTCTGGAGGTGCTGTTGGAGGATCGACACGCCGAGGTCTTCCTGTGCTTCGTCGATCCGTCCGCGATGGGCCGCGGCATCGGACGGGTGCTCTGGACAAAAGCGGAAGAGATCGCGCGCAGGGCGGGACTGGACGTGATCGGCGTGGATTCCGACCCTTACGCGGAGGGTTTCTACAGGACAATGGGCGCGGTTCGGGTCGGCGAGGCGCCGTCGGGATCCATTCCCGGGCGGATGCTGCCGCGCCTCGTCAAACAGCTCGACTGA
- a CDS encoding GIY-YIG nuclease family protein, with protein MTTDLDRKSGARGPNVADIPPISGAYILAIRTARPVEITVRGLPAASLRPGWYAYAGSARGPGGLAARIARHLRIGKTPHWHVDRLTCAAARIDALAFPGAYECLLLARLRDLPGATIPLPGFGASDCTACPAHLVALAEPLALDAPYRTLTRRASCR; from the coding sequence ATGACCACTGACCTGGATCGCAAATCCGGCGCACGCGGACCGAACGTCGCCGATATCCCGCCGATTTCCGGCGCCTACATACTGGCGATCCGCACCGCGCGACCTGTCGAGATCACCGTGCGCGGCCTGCCGGCGGCGAGCCTGCGGCCGGGCTGGTATGCCTATGCCGGCTCGGCGCGCGGGCCCGGCGGGCTGGCGGCGCGGATCGCGCGGCACCTGCGAATCGGAAAGACGCCGCATTGGCACGTCGACCGGCTGACCTGCGCCGCAGCCCGGATCGACGCGCTCGCGTTTCCCGGGGCGTACGAATGCCTCCTGCTTGCCCGGCTCCGCGACCTGCCCGGCGCCACCATCCCGCTGCCCGGTTTCGGCGCCAGCGACTGCACAGCCTGCCCGGCACATCTGGTCGCTCTGGCAGAGCCCCTCGCCCTCGACGCGCCGTATCGAACGCTCACTCGGCGCGCTTCATGCCGGTGA
- a CDS encoding vWA domain-containing protein produces MQNCLSRLIAALVCLVPIAVSGPVGPARADGAKVILVLDASGSMWGRIDGRTKIEVARETVGGIVSSWRADDEIGLIAYGHRRKGDCSDIELLMEPGPLNGDRFSSLVNGLNPKGKTPMTEAVRQAAEALRSSEQKATVILVSDGEETCNADPCAVARELEEAGVDFTVHTVGFDIADPKTKAQLQCLARNTGGMFVTADDAEELEKALRTTVAAARDGTVAAPVATPVDEPAETADPARTLSATAFETDGGTRIETDIAWEVYKAGAGGEAEGDLVESGYDVPWQPAIDPGAYVLRARYGMATVEQPVTIEAGEVAEVSVVMNTGVARIRAYESEDADEPIDGSFTLSNGTEEDTQYGVEAAFVAPAGRWTLAVKHGEVTFQTTVEVEAGKTTELDLVVGAGSVAVNAVLVEGGAPLESDIVFEIFPDGGDMNDPLTYYYDPTSVFTMPPGRYVLRATSGLAKATQAVEIEAGGEGSTTIILDAGVLVVRKDPAFSSCELFDAATPESGERVSHGYWYDEEHRTAAPAGDYGVICTREDGSTAEAAVSVSPGQVSDASL; encoded by the coding sequence ATGCAGAATTGTCTTTCCAGGCTCATTGCGGCCTTGGTTTGCCTTGTTCCCATTGCGGTGTCCGGGCCGGTCGGTCCGGCGCGGGCGGACGGTGCAAAGGTCATCCTCGTTCTCGACGCCTCCGGTTCCATGTGGGGCCGGATCGACGGCCGGACGAAAATCGAGGTGGCGCGCGAGACGGTCGGCGGCATCGTGTCGAGCTGGCGCGCCGACGACGAGATCGGACTGATTGCCTACGGGCACCGGCGAAAGGGAGACTGCTCCGACATCGAGCTCCTGATGGAGCCGGGGCCGCTCAACGGCGACCGGTTCTCGAGCCTCGTCAACGGGCTCAACCCGAAGGGCAAGACACCGATGACCGAGGCGGTGCGCCAGGCCGCGGAGGCCCTCAGGTCGAGCGAACAGAAGGCCACGGTCATCCTTGTCTCCGACGGGGAGGAGACCTGCAACGCCGATCCGTGCGCCGTCGCGCGCGAGCTGGAGGAAGCGGGCGTCGATTTCACGGTCCACACGGTGGGCTTCGATATCGCCGACCCGAAGACGAAGGCACAGCTGCAGTGCCTTGCCCGCAATACCGGCGGCATGTTCGTCACGGCGGATGACGCGGAGGAGCTGGAAAAGGCGTTGCGCACGACGGTTGCCGCAGCGCGGGACGGGACGGTCGCCGCTCCGGTCGCCACTCCGGTCGACGAACCGGCCGAAACAGCGGACCCCGCGCGGACGCTCTCGGCAACGGCGTTCGAGACCGACGGCGGAACCCGGATCGAGACCGACATCGCCTGGGAGGTCTACAAGGCCGGAGCCGGCGGCGAGGCGGAGGGCGACCTGGTCGAGTCCGGTTACGACGTGCCCTGGCAGCCCGCCATCGATCCCGGTGCGTACGTCTTGCGCGCCCGCTACGGGATGGCGACGGTCGAGCAGCCGGTGACCATCGAGGCCGGCGAGGTCGCCGAGGTGTCCGTCGTGATGAACACGGGTGTCGCGCGTATTCGTGCCTACGAGAGCGAGGACGCCGACGAACCGATCGATGGCAGCTTCACCCTGTCGAACGGGACGGAAGAGGACACGCAGTACGGTGTGGAGGCCGCGTTCGTCGCACCGGCGGGCCGCTGGACGCTCGCCGTCAAGCACGGGGAAGTGACGTTCCAGACCACCGTCGAGGTGGAAGCCGGCAAGACGACGGAACTGGATCTCGTCGTGGGCGCCGGATCGGTGGCGGTGAACGCCGTTCTGGTCGAGGGCGGGGCGCCGCTCGAAAGCGATATCGTCTTCGAGATATTCCCCGACGGCGGCGATATGAATGATCCGCTGACCTACTACTATGATCCGACGTCGGTCTTCACGATGCCGCCCGGGCGCTATGTGCTTCGCGCCACGTCGGGGCTGGCTAAGGCGACGCAGGCGGTTGAGATCGAGGCAGGCGGAGAGGGGTCGACGACGATCATTCTCGATGCGGGTGTTCTCGTCGTCCGGAAGGACCCGGCCTTCTCCTCCTGCGAGCTGTTCGATGCCGCGACGCCGGAGTCGGGCGAGCGCGTCTCGCACGGCTACTGGTACGACGAGGAGCACCGGACCGCGGCGCCGGCCGGCGACTATGGTGTGATCTGCACGCGGGAGGACGGCAGCACTGCCGAGGCAGCCGTCTCCGTTTCGCCCGGACAGGTATCCGACGCCAGCCTGTAG